A genomic region of Cannabis sativa cultivar Pink pepper isolate KNU-18-1 chromosome 1, ASM2916894v1, whole genome shotgun sequence contains the following coding sequences:
- the LOC115706352 gene encoding probable hexosyltransferase MUCI70, whose amino-acid sequence MFNNNSVSISVSDDESDELSRARARVRKKRKKLGIRNNGNGLSRWLIRKLLKYWMFLILLPAAALLLFEVSSFVVSPHAGKSQNSSGSEHSSITKPSQEKKSEGNLNRLDPTTRVVGGVRERCLKLLPPEELDHLDIPSSKESTSPVRELVYISENNTPFMERNIVLSGQSTNATRFNLFTGNQSLDQRDNSFKVNATAAVHCGFYNQNGGFKISDEDRDFMLSCKAVVSTCAFGGGDDLYQPIGMSAASIRKVCYVAFWDEVTLATQESAGHKVGEDGLIGKWRIIVVRNLPFSDQRLNGKIPKMLGHRLFPHAKYSIWVDSKSQFRRDPLGVFEALLWRSNSVLAISEHGARSSVYDEAKAVVKKNKAKPDEVEVQLTQYRKDGLPEDKRFNGKKALSEASVIVREHTPMTNLLMCLWFNEVVRFTSRDQLSFPYVLWRLKVLKNINMFPVCTRKDLVNSMGHLRKAKPLIH is encoded by the exons ATGTTCAACAACAATAGCGTATCCATCTCCGTCTCCGACGACGAATCAGATGAACTCAGCCGGGCCAGAGCCCGAGTCCGTAAAAAGCGCAAGAAACTGGGGATTCGCAACAATGGCAACGGACTCTCTCGCTGGCTTATTAGAAAGCTCTTGAAATACTGGATGTTCCTGATCTTACTCCCAGCTGCTGCGTTGCTTCTATTTGAGGTCTCCAGTTTTGTGGTTTCACCACACGCTGGTAAATCGCAGAATAGCTCCGGCTCCGAACACAGTTCGATCACGAAACCCAGTCAGGAGAAGAAATCCGAGGGGAATTTGAATCGACTTGATCCCACTACCCGGGTTGTTGGCGGCGTCAGAGAAC GTTGCTTGAAGCTTCTACCACCCGAAGAACTTGATCATCTAGATATACCTTCGAGCAAAGAGTCAACTAGTCCTGTTAGAGAATTGGTATACATATCGGAGAATAATACACCATTTATGGAAAGGAACATTGTGTTATCCGGACAGAGTACAAACGCCACAAGGTTCAATTTGTTTACGGGGAATCAAAGTCTAGATCAGAGAGATAATAGTTTCAAG GTAAATGCCACAGCTGCTGTACACTGTGGATTCTACAACCAAAATGGTGGGTTTAAGATTTCTGATGAAGATCGAGATTTCATGCTAAGTTGTAAAGCTGTTGTATCTACATGTGCATTTGGTGGTGGAGATGATCTTTACCAACCCATTGGAATGTCGGCGGCATCAATTAGAAAG GTTTGTTATGTTGCATTTTGGGATGAAGTCACTCTAGCTACGCAGGAATCAGCTGGACATAAAGTTGGTGAGGATGGACTTATTGGGAAATGGCGGATTATTGTTGTTAGAAATCTTCCTTTCTCGGATCAAAGGTTAAATGGTAAAATCCCCAAG ATGTTAGGACATCGTCTTTTTCCTCACGCAAAGTATTCTATATGGGTGGATTCCAAGTCCCAATTTAGGAGGGATCCCTTAGGAGTTTTCGAAGCCCTTCTTTGGCGTTCAAATTCTGTGCTTGCAATCTCGGAACATGGAGCTCGCAGCAGTGTATATGATGAGGCAAAGGCTGTTGTCAAGAAAAACAAGGCCAAACCGGATGAAGTGGAGGTTCAATTGACGCAATACCGCAAGGATGGACTACCAGAGGACAAGAGATTTAATGGGAAGAAAG CTCTTTCTGAAGCATCCGTCATAGTGAGGGAGCATACGCCAATGACCAATCTGCTTATGTGTTTGTGGTTCAACGAGGTGGTGCGTTTCACTTCTCGCGATCAGCTGAGCTTCCCATACGTATTATGGCGGCTAAAAGTGCTTAAGAATATAAATATGTTCCCAGTTTGCACACGTAAGGATCTTGTTAATAGCATGGGCCATTTGCGCAAGGCTAAGCCTTTGATTCATTGA
- the LOC115703864 gene encoding probable E3 ubiquitin-protein ligase ARI2: MGDCTNSDDDSVYHDYDSGDDEDQYVELQRLEYDTFISKDPVITVITKESLLAAQRKDLSNVMEVLSLKEHHARTLLIHYCWDVDKLLAILVEKGKDELYRKAGVTSVEHDNPASSKLSSMVSCNVCIEEVPADNVTTMDCGHYFCNDCWTEHFIVKINEGQSRRITCMEYQCDAICDEEKVRTLVNARDPNLAEKFDRFLLESYIEDNRKVKWCPSVPHCGNAIRIEDDVVCEVQCTCGVQFCFNCLSETHSPCPCFMWALWVKKCQDDSETLNYISFHTKHCPKCHKLVEKNGGCNLVNCICGQPFCWLCGEATGRTHTYAFIEGHSCGRFKEETKEKNERAKKDLFRHIHYHNRYKAHMDSLKLEMKLQTSLEGKILALEERDSTNREFDWLTKGLFRLSRSRKILAYSYAFAFYMFGEENFNRNLSAEEKLIKLNLFENQQQQLEANVEVLSSFLEEPFDTYPSHKLMLVKIKILDLSRTVDNICKKLYECIENDLLSSLLKASGIASYKSTGVNKALELAC; this comes from the exons ATGGGCGATTGTACCAACAGTGACGATGATTCTGTTTACCACGATTACGATTCTGGAGATGATGAAGATCAATATGTTGAGCTTCAGCGTCTTGAATACGATACTTTTATATCAAAAGACCCCGTTATTACG GTCATTACAAAAGAGTCTCTATTAGCTGCTCAG AGGAAGGATTTGAGTAATGTGATGGAAGTCCTATCATTGAAAGAGCACCACGCACGAACCTTACTCATTCACTACTGCTGGGATGTTGACAAGCTGCTCGCAATTCTTGTGGAGAAAGGGAAAGATGAGTTATACCGTAAAGCAGGTGTGACCTCAGTGGAGCATGACAACCCTGCCTCATCAAAGCTCTCATCAATGGTTAGTTGCAATGTTTGCATTGAAGAAGTTCCTGCAGATAATGTGACAACCATGGATTGTGGACACTATTTTTGCAACGATT GTTGGACAGAGCATTTTATTGTAAAGATAAATGAGGGACAGAGCAGGCGTATTACATGTATGGAATACCAGTGTGATGCTATTTGCGATGAAGAGAAAGTAAGAACTTTAGTCAATGCAAGAGATCCTAACCTGGCTGAGAAATTTGACCGCTTTCTTCTGGAATCATATATTGAGGACAATAGAAAGGTTAAGTGGTGTCCAAGTGTTCCCCATTGTGGAAATGCCATTCGTATTGAAGATGATGTAGTGTGTGAGGTTCAATGTACATGTGGTGTGCAGTTTTGTTTTAATTGCTTATCTGAAACACACTCACCTTGTCCATGTTTCATGTGGGCATTATGGGTTAAGAAGTGCCAGGATGATTCAGAAACACTTAACTATATTTCATTTCATACAAAGCACTGCCCAAAATGTCACAAGTTGGTTGAAAAGAATGGAGGATGCAACTTAGTAAACTGCATCTGTGGACAACCATTTTG TTGGCTTTGTGGTGAAGCAACTGGCAGGACCCATACGTATGCATTTATAGAAGGCCATAGTTGTGGACGATTTAAAGAAGAAACTAAAGAGAAAAATGAGCGTGCAAAGAAAGATCTATTTCGTCACATTCACTACCACAATCGTTACAAAGCTCACATGGATTCTTTAAAACTTGAAATGAAGCTACAGACAAGCTTAGAAGGGAAGATATTAGCTTTGGAAGAAAGAGACTCGACAAATAGAGAATTTGATTGGTTAACTAAAGGTCTCTTTAGGCTCTCCAGGTCAAGGAAGATTCTCGCCTATTCATATGCATTTGCATTTTACATGTTCGGTGAAGAAAATTTCAACAGGAATCTGTCTGCAGAGGAGAAACTGATAAAGCTGAACTTGTTTGAGAATCAGCAGCAGCAGCTTGAGGCAAATGTTGAAGTTCTTTCTTCATTTCTAGAGGAGCCTTTTGATACGTACCCGTCACATAAACTTATGCTAGTGAAAATTAAAATCCTCGATTTATCAAGAACTGTTGATAATATCTGCAAAAAATT GTACGAATGCATTGAAAATGATTTGTTGAGCTCTCTTTTGAAAGCTTCTGGTATTGCTTCTTACAAGTCAACAGGCGTGAACAAAGCTTTAGAACTAGCTTGTTAA
- the LOC115706353 gene encoding dirigent protein 11 gives MMWPRIIFCTSVLLAVLVVILLALFSPIPDNTLSKNHTKPPWLALSLYIQQPKVGGIDTPPVVQSDAQGAFIFHRILTEGPENTSRVVGKAQGIIIPTEQFAHSNFNILYLSFDTAEYSGSLSVEAKHVAHKDVEELTVLGGTGSFAFARGLAVFGQSTSRQDKTSSSSDDLDATTYHVKLQLRLPNQSRSFTIPGPG, from the coding sequence ATGATGTGGCCTAGGATCATTTTCTGCACTTCAGTCTTATTGGCCGTATTGGTTGTCATTCTCTTAGCCTTGTTTTCACCAATACCAGACAATACTCTATCAAAAAACCACACAAAACCGCCTTGGCTAGCCTTGTCCTTGTACATTCAGCAGCCAAAAGTCGGTGGAATCGACACGCCACCTGTTGTGCAATCCGACGCTCAAGGAGCTTTCATTTTTCACCGAATACTGACTGAAGGGCCTGAAAACACGTCTCGCGTGGTAGGAAAAGCGCAGGGCATCATAATTCCAACAGAGCAGTTTGCACACTCAAATTTCAACATATTGTATCTTAGCTTTGACACGGCTGAGTACTCTGGTAGTCTTAGTGTTGAGGCCAAACATGTGGCACACAAAGACGTTGAAGAGCTCACTGTTCTTGGGGGAACGGGCTCTTTTGCTTTTGCGCGTGGACTCGCTGTTTTTGGTCAGAGCACTTCCAGACAAGATAAAACATCATCATCTTCAGATGATCTTGATGCCACTACTTATCATGTGAAGCTTCAGCTTAGGCTTCCTAATCAATCTAGAAGTTTTACTATTCCAGGTCCAGGATGA